One window of the Triticum dicoccoides isolate Atlit2015 ecotype Zavitan chromosome 3B, WEW_v2.0, whole genome shotgun sequence genome contains the following:
- the LOC119281054 gene encoding cuticle protein 79-like yields the protein MASTRAVAIVFSLLILAAAAPSPLVRARMVPADGEGVPPAGRIAAPEVTGSVGTASSLQEALVQRPPLPLPLLTSPPAMTVYAQRSSRMLGSVPSPGVGH from the coding sequence ATGGCTTCCACGCGCGCGGTTGCGATCGTCTTCTCGCTCCTGATCTTGGCGGCGGCCGCGCCCTCGCCTCTCGTGCGAGCCAGAATGGTGCCGGCGGATGGCGAAGGAGTACCACCCGCCGGACGGATCGCGGCGCCGGAGGTTACCGGCTCGGTCGGAACAGCGTCGTCTCTGCAAGAAGCGCTCGTTCAGAGGcccccgctgccgctgccgctgctgacgtcgccgccggcgatgaccgtCTACGCGCAGCGCAGCAGTAGGATGCTCGGATCGGTGCCGAGCCCGGGCGTTGGCCACTAG